Genomic window (Bacillus pumilus):
TTCGCCACATTTCGATCAACCATTTATATCGGCCGTGATATTCACTCGCACCATGCACAATCACAATTGTGCCAACCGGTCTTTCAGCATGCCAAGTCCACAAAGTAAACACCTCACAAATGTTGTATTAAGAAAGGAAGTCGAAAAAGTGATTTATCCATATCATCAGTTTACACCTGAGATTCATGAATCGGTCTTTGTCGCAGATAACGCCACCATTACTGGTGATGTCACGATTGGAGAATATTCAAGCGTGTGGTTCCAAACCGTCATTAGAGGCGATGTCGCTCCTGTGAGAATTGGAAAAAACGTTAATATTCAAGATTTATCCTGTCTGCATCAAAGTCCTGGAAAAACACTTCTTATCGAAGATGGTGCTACTATTGGACACCAAGTCACATTACATAGCTCAATCATTCGAAAAAATGCCCTCATTGGTATGGGGTCCATCATTCTCGATGGTGCAGAAATTGGCGAAGGCGCCTTTATTGGTGCAGGTAGTCTTGTCCCTCAAGGAAAAGTCATCCCGAAAGGATCACTCGCTTTTGGCCGTCCAGCCAAGGTCGTCCGGCAGTTAACCGATGAAGACATCGAGGACATGGACAGAATCCGCAAAGAATATGTAGAAAAAGGACAATACTATCGTTCCCTTTTATCTCGTTAACATCATACGTGTATCTTCA
Coding sequences:
- a CDS encoding gamma carbonic anhydrase family protein: MIYPYHQFTPEIHESVFVADNATITGDVTIGEYSSVWFQTVIRGDVAPVRIGKNVNIQDLSCLHQSPGKTLLIEDGATIGHQVTLHSSIIRKNALIGMGSIILDGAEIGEGAFIGAGSLVPQGKVIPKGSLAFGRPAKVVRQLTDEDIEDMDRIRKEYVEKGQYYRSLLSR